A single Micromonospora sp. CCTCC AA 2012012 DNA region contains:
- a CDS encoding leucyl aminopeptidase family protein, which produces MLAIRLLSGPERLDTLVLPIRPTGRAEDADVPAELVPTVAAPADDVRAEATALLPATRLTGRAGDVREHLRPGGTPLRLLLLGVGAADEAGWRTAGAALARAAKNETHVTLLLPGEPAAAVRGLVEGLLLGSYRFRLTEAGDTPALAEVDLVVDDPAALASTLAAARTTAEMTRLARDLTNTPSSVKNPQWFAEQVATAVTGEPDLHLRVREPDELEAEGFGGILAVGRGSASGPRLVELDWRPADARTHVVLVGKGITFDTGGISIKPVEAMKLMRKDMAGAAAVVAATLGAAALRLPVRITTLAPLAENMVSGSAFRPGDIVRHYGGVTSETTNSDAEGRLVLADAMAYAVERLNPDVLVDLATLTGANAIALGKRHGALYSDNDQLAADLLDAVEAAGEHAWRMPLPADYVEYLGSELADLHSSPAAGAGSVTAALYLREFTGDLRDRWVHVDMSAPSWCEGDDAELTRGATGWGVRGLLRWLATL; this is translated from the coding sequence GTGCTGGCCATCCGTCTGCTGAGCGGGCCCGAACGGCTCGACACCCTCGTCCTGCCCATCCGTCCCACCGGGCGCGCCGAGGACGCGGACGTCCCGGCCGAGCTGGTACCGACCGTTGCGGCCCCCGCCGACGACGTACGGGCCGAGGCGACCGCGCTCCTGCCGGCGACCCGGCTCACCGGTCGTGCCGGTGACGTACGCGAGCACCTGCGCCCCGGTGGCACCCCGCTGCGGCTGCTGCTGCTCGGCGTCGGCGCGGCCGACGAGGCGGGCTGGCGCACCGCCGGGGCCGCGCTCGCCCGGGCCGCCAAGAATGAGACACATGTCACGCTGCTGCTCCCGGGTGAGCCGGCGGCGGCGGTCCGCGGTCTGGTCGAGGGGCTGCTGCTCGGCTCCTACCGGTTCCGGCTGACCGAGGCGGGCGACACCCCGGCGCTGGCCGAGGTGGACCTCGTGGTGGACGACCCGGCGGCGCTCGCCTCCACCCTGGCGGCGGCCCGGACCACCGCCGAGATGACCCGACTGGCCCGCGACCTCACCAACACCCCCTCCTCGGTGAAGAACCCGCAGTGGTTCGCCGAGCAGGTGGCCACGGCCGTCACCGGGGAACCCGACCTGCACCTGCGGGTACGCGAGCCCGACGAACTCGAGGCCGAGGGCTTCGGCGGCATCCTCGCCGTCGGCCGTGGCTCGGCCAGCGGCCCCCGCCTGGTCGAGCTGGACTGGCGGCCGGCCGACGCGCGTACCCACGTGGTGCTCGTCGGCAAGGGGATCACCTTCGACACCGGCGGCATCTCGATCAAGCCGGTCGAGGCGATGAAGCTGATGCGCAAGGACATGGCCGGCGCCGCCGCCGTGGTCGCCGCGACCCTGGGCGCCGCCGCGCTGCGGCTGCCGGTGCGGATCACCACGCTGGCCCCCCTGGCCGAGAACATGGTCAGCGGGTCGGCGTTCCGCCCCGGCGACATCGTCCGCCACTACGGTGGCGTGACCAGCGAGACCACCAACTCCGACGCCGAGGGTCGGCTGGTGCTCGCCGACGCGATGGCGTACGCCGTCGAACGGCTGAACCCGGACGTGCTGGTCGACCTGGCCACCCTCACCGGCGCGAACGCGATCGCGCTGGGCAAGCGGCACGGTGCCCTCTACAGCGACAACGACCAGCTCGCCGCCGACCTGCTCGACGCCGTCGAGGCGGCCGGGGAGCACGCCTGGCGGATGCCGCTCCCGGCCGACTACGTCGAATACCTCGGCAGCGAGCTGGCCGACCTGCACAGCAGCCCCGCCGCGGGTGCCGGCTCGGTGACCGCGGCGCTCTATCTGCGCGAGTTCACCGGCGACCTGCGGGACCGCTGGGTGCACGTCGACATGTCCGCCCCCTCCTGGTGCGAGGGGGACGACGCCGAGCTGACCCGGGGCGCCACCGGCTGGGGCGTACGCGGACTGCTGCGCTGGCTGGCGACGCTCTGA
- a CDS encoding DUF3117 domain-containing protein, with protein MAAMKPRTGDGPLEVTKEGRGIVMRVPLEGGGRLVVEMTPDEANALGDALKAAAG; from the coding sequence ATGGCGGCGATGAAGCCGCGGACGGGCGACGGTCCGCTGGAAGTCACCAAGGAGGGCCGGGGCATCGTGATGCGGGTCCCGCTGGAGGGTGGTGGCCGGCTCGTCGTCGAGATGACTCCCGACGAGGCCAACGCTCTGGGTGACGCGTTGAAGGCAGCCGCCGGCTGA
- a CDS encoding PaaX family transcriptional regulator encodes MQARSALFDLYGDHLRARGGRAPVAALVKLLAPLGIAPPAVRTAVSRMVRQGWLDPLRLASGPGYSITPKAARRLDEAAARIYRTGRVSWDGRFDLLVLEAPASRRDRQRLAANLTFLGYGTLDDCNWVATRPGEDVDMLLTEAGVRYERFTAAHVAGTPGAMGVVRRAWDLAEIGRAYEGFVAEQKPLLAGVTVRSSDEEAYAARFRLVHAWRTFLFRDPQLPPALLPERWPGTSAASFFDRHAARLRPAADRYVEQCLDASHRLARQKGR; translated from the coding sequence ATGCAGGCACGGTCGGCACTCTTCGACCTGTACGGCGACCACCTCCGGGCGAGGGGTGGCCGCGCACCGGTCGCCGCCCTGGTCAAGCTACTGGCACCGCTCGGGATCGCACCACCGGCCGTGCGCACCGCGGTCTCCCGGATGGTCCGCCAGGGCTGGCTGGACCCGCTCCGGTTGGCCTCCGGACCGGGATATTCGATCACACCGAAAGCGGCGCGGCGACTCGACGAGGCGGCCGCCCGGATCTATCGCACGGGCCGGGTCAGCTGGGACGGTCGCTTCGACCTCCTGGTGCTGGAGGCCCCCGCGTCCCGCCGGGACCGCCAGCGGCTCGCCGCCAACCTCACCTTCCTCGGCTACGGCACGCTCGACGACTGCAACTGGGTGGCCACCCGCCCCGGCGAGGACGTCGACATGCTGCTCACCGAGGCGGGGGTGCGCTACGAGCGGTTCACCGCCGCCCACGTCGCCGGCACCCCCGGCGCGATGGGGGTGGTCCGCCGGGCCTGGGACCTGGCCGAGATCGGCCGGGCGTACGAGGGGTTCGTCGCCGAGCAGAAGCCGCTGCTGGCCGGGGTGACCGTCCGCAGCAGCGACGAGGAGGCGTACGCGGCCCGGTTCCGGCTCGTGCACGCGTGGCGTACCTTCCTGTTCCGGGACCCGCAGCTGCCACCGGCGCTGCTGCCCGAGCGCTGGCCGGGCACCAGCGCGGCCAGTTTCTTCGACCGGCACGCCGCCCGGCTCCGGCCGGCCGCCGACCGGTACGTCGAGCAGTGCCTCGACGCCAGCCACCGCCTCGCCCGACAGAAGGGTCGTTGA
- a CDS encoding enoyl-CoA hydratase/isomerase family protein encodes MTEPLLVDRTDAVVTLTLNRPTAMNSLDVALKEALRDVLAELETDKSCRAVVLAGAGGSFSAGQDLREHVQTLENAGGDPLATVRAHYNPIAARLANLPKPVVAAVRGMAAGAGASLAYLADFRIGGPKTRFLMAFAGVGLAADTGASWTLPRLVGHAKAVELLMLAEPVGAEEACRLGLLTRLVDDDEQVLPTAQELAARLAAGPTVAYGAIKRQLSIADAGTLADALAAEAQAQSICGATADHRAATTAFLNKQKPVFEGR; translated from the coding sequence GTGACCGAGCCGCTGCTCGTCGACCGCACCGATGCCGTCGTCACCCTGACGCTGAACCGCCCGACGGCGATGAACTCGCTCGACGTGGCGCTCAAGGAGGCGCTCCGGGACGTCCTGGCCGAGCTGGAGACCGACAAGTCCTGCCGGGCCGTGGTGCTGGCCGGCGCGGGCGGCTCGTTCAGCGCCGGGCAGGACCTGCGCGAGCACGTGCAGACCCTGGAGAACGCCGGCGGGGACCCGCTGGCCACGGTCCGGGCCCACTACAACCCGATCGCCGCCCGGCTGGCCAACCTGCCCAAGCCGGTGGTCGCCGCCGTCCGGGGCATGGCCGCCGGGGCGGGCGCCTCGCTGGCCTACCTGGCCGACTTCCGGATCGGCGGGCCGAAGACCCGCTTCCTGATGGCCTTCGCCGGGGTCGGGCTCGCCGCCGACACCGGCGCCTCCTGGACGCTGCCCCGGCTGGTCGGCCACGCCAAGGCCGTCGAGCTGCTGATGCTCGCCGAGCCGGTGGGCGCCGAGGAGGCGTGCCGGCTGGGCCTGCTGACCAGGCTGGTCGACGACGACGAGCAGGTGCTGCCGACCGCGCAGGAACTGGCCGCCCGGCTGGCCGCCGGCCCCACCGTCGCGTACGGGGCGATCAAGCGGCAGCTCTCCATCGCCGACGCCGGCACCCTCGCCGACGCCCTGGCCGCCGAGGCGCAGGCCCAGTCGATCTGCGGCGCCACCGCCGACCACCGCGCCGCCACCACCGCCTTCCTCAACAAGCAGAAGCCCGTCTTCGAAGGCCGCTGA
- a CDS encoding SDR family NAD(P)-dependent oxidoreductase, whose product MRFQDRVAFVTGGASGLGAATARRFAAEGAKVVIADINIEGAEQVAAGLPDAYAVTVDTGEAVSVEQGIADAMQRYGRIDVIFNNAGIDGRQQPLHEMDVENWERVRRINGDGVFFVLKYGIEALLHGGGGSVVNTSSTTALAAQENISPYTFTKAGIVGLTRSAAIEYAARNVRVNAVAPTVVMTPLVEHFIDTAPDPAQMRRQMESFNPKPGIPTPDDVAGVVAFLASDDAAWITGHTIPIDGGYVAR is encoded by the coding sequence ATGCGCTTCCAGGACAGAGTCGCGTTCGTCACCGGCGGGGCGTCCGGGCTCGGCGCGGCGACCGCCCGGCGGTTCGCCGCCGAGGGCGCGAAGGTGGTGATCGCGGACATCAACATCGAGGGCGCCGAGCAGGTGGCCGCCGGGCTGCCCGACGCGTACGCGGTGACCGTGGACACCGGCGAAGCCGTCTCCGTCGAGCAGGGCATCGCCGACGCCATGCAGCGGTACGGCCGGATCGACGTCATCTTCAACAACGCCGGCATCGACGGCCGACAGCAGCCGCTGCACGAGATGGACGTGGAGAACTGGGAGCGGGTCCGCCGGATCAACGGCGACGGCGTCTTCTTCGTCCTCAAGTACGGCATCGAGGCGCTGCTGCACGGCGGCGGCGGCTCGGTCGTCAACACCTCCTCCACCACCGCGCTGGCCGCTCAGGAGAACATCTCGCCGTACACCTTCACCAAGGCCGGCATCGTCGGCCTGACCCGGTCGGCGGCGATCGAGTACGCGGCCCGCAACGTCCGGGTCAACGCGGTCGCGCCGACGGTGGTGATGACCCCGCTGGTCGAGCACTTCATCGACACCGCGCCCGACCCCGCCCAGATGCGCCGCCAGATGGAGTCGTTCAACCCGAAGCCCGGCATCCCCACCCCGGACGACGTGGCCGGCGTGGTCGCCTTCCTGGCCTCCGACGACGCCGCCTGGATCACCGGCCACACCATCCCCATCGACGGCGGCTACGTCGCCCGCTGA
- a CDS encoding DNA-3-methyladenine glycosylase I — MSDLVTGPDGLPRCAWGSSTPDYAVYHDREWGRPLRGDDALYERLTLEAFQSGLSWLTILRKRPAFRLAFDEFRIGTVAGYGEAEVARLMADAGIVRNRAKIEAAVANARAALELPDGLSALLWSYAPAPRAARPESFAQVPALTPESTAMAKALKKRGFRFVGPTTAYALMQATGMVDDHLAGCHVARAAAGA, encoded by the coding sequence GTGAGTGACCTGGTTACCGGCCCGGACGGGCTGCCCCGGTGCGCCTGGGGATCGAGCACCCCGGACTACGCCGTCTATCACGACCGGGAGTGGGGCCGGCCGTTGCGCGGCGACGACGCGCTCTATGAGCGGCTCACCCTGGAGGCGTTCCAGTCGGGGCTCTCCTGGCTGACCATCCTGCGCAAGCGGCCCGCGTTCCGGCTCGCCTTCGACGAGTTCCGCATCGGCACGGTCGCCGGCTACGGCGAAGCCGAGGTGGCCCGACTGATGGCCGACGCGGGGATCGTCCGCAACCGCGCCAAGATCGAGGCGGCGGTCGCCAACGCCCGGGCCGCGCTGGAGCTGCCCGACGGCCTCTCCGCGCTGCTGTGGTCGTACGCGCCGGCGCCCCGGGCCGCCCGACCGGAGTCGTTCGCGCAGGTGCCGGCGCTGACCCCGGAGTCCACCGCGATGGCCAAGGCGCTCAAGAAGCGCGGCTTCCGCTTCGTCGGCCCCACCACCGCGTACGCCCTGATGCAGGCCACCGGGATGGTCGACGACCACCTCGCCGGCTGCCACGTCGCCCGGGCGGCGGCCGGAGCGTGA
- a CDS encoding SRPBCC family protein has product MTGPGDADGFAEAAQPGAGEITATVIVNAPAARVFAALTAWERQSDWIPFTTVRVVEGDGGEGSLVEAVTALGPAALRDEMRVVRVDAPYEVGVVHCGKLLRGPGVLRCTPMERDRTQVVWHEWFHLPGGAAGRVAWPVLWPGSKFSLTQALKKFARLVEQGRLP; this is encoded by the coding sequence GTGACCGGGCCCGGGGACGCCGACGGGTTCGCCGAGGCCGCCCAGCCCGGTGCCGGTGAGATCACCGCCACCGTGATCGTGAACGCGCCCGCCGCGCGGGTCTTCGCCGCGCTGACCGCCTGGGAGCGGCAGTCCGACTGGATCCCGTTCACCACCGTCCGGGTGGTCGAGGGCGACGGCGGCGAGGGGAGCCTGGTCGAGGCGGTCACCGCGCTCGGTCCGGCGGCGCTGCGCGACGAGATGCGGGTGGTCCGGGTCGACGCCCCGTACGAGGTGGGCGTGGTGCACTGCGGCAAGCTGCTGCGCGGCCCGGGCGTGCTGCGCTGCACCCCGATGGAACGGGACCGGACCCAGGTCGTCTGGCACGAGTGGTTCCACCTGCCCGGCGGTGCCGCCGGTCGGGTCGCCTGGCCGGTGCTCTGGCCCGGCTCGAAGTTCAGCCTCACCCAGGCGCTGAAGAAGTTCGCCCGGCTGGTGGAGCAGGGCCGACTGCCCTGA
- a CDS encoding DivIVA domain-containing protein translates to MGEVLLLLVVALTVAAVVFGVTVLVSGRDPGLAPAEPDGRAVPLPGSRPLREADVAEVRFDTALRGYRMAQVDQAMRRAAYDIGYKSELIGVLEAEVAALREGRTAEADALRRAREESAGARADGDTPPAEGDAAVVDGPAADESAAPATDPTAGAGADVVAAPAVTLRPPADPTAPAEPALAEPAPVEAGSVADATAPVDGTGPEATGADATGPERVDATAAGADDVEGERDRGPVVRSESA, encoded by the coding sequence ATGGGTGAGGTTCTTCTCCTCTTGGTCGTCGCGCTCACCGTCGCGGCGGTGGTGTTCGGCGTGACCGTGCTCGTCTCCGGACGGGATCCCGGCCTGGCGCCGGCCGAGCCGGACGGCCGGGCCGTACCGCTGCCCGGCAGCCGACCGCTGCGCGAGGCCGACGTCGCCGAGGTCCGCTTCGACACCGCCCTGCGCGGCTACCGGATGGCGCAGGTGGACCAGGCGATGCGCCGGGCGGCCTACGACATCGGCTACAAGTCGGAGCTGATCGGCGTGCTGGAGGCGGAGGTCGCCGCGCTCCGCGAGGGCCGTACGGCCGAGGCGGACGCGCTGCGCCGGGCACGGGAGGAGTCGGCCGGCGCCCGGGCCGACGGCGACACCCCGCCCGCCGAGGGCGACGCCGCCGTGGTGGACGGTCCGGCCGCCGACGAGTCCGCCGCCCCGGCCACCGACCCGACGGCCGGGGCGGGCGCCGACGTCGTCGCCGCACCCGCCGTGACGCTGCGCCCGCCGGCCGATCCCACCGCCCCCGCCGAGCCGGCCCTCGCCGAACCCGCCCCGGTCGAGGCCGGTTCCGTGGCCGACGCGACCGCGCCCGTGGACGGGACCGGTCCGGAGGCGACCGGCGCCGACGCGACCGGCCCGGAGCGGGTGGACGCCACCGCTGCCGGCGCGGACGACGTCGAGGGCGAGCGGGACCGCGGCCCGGTGGTGCGATCGGAGTCGGCGTGA
- the folP gene encoding dihydropteroate synthase, with the protein MTGALRLGGRTFSPGELVVMAIVNRTPDSFFDRGATYAADSALRAVERAVAEGAEIIDIGGVKAGPGDEVDVAEEIRRTVDTIAAVRAAFPDVVISIDTWRAEVAVEAVAAGADLLNDTWSGADPALARVAAETGAGLVCSHAGGLSPRTRPHRAAFDDVVADVVSTVTGLAERAVSLGVRPDGILIDPAHDFGKNTRHSLEITRRLAELSGTGWPLLVALSNKDFIGETLDLSVPERLEGTLAATAVSAWLGARVFRAHQVLPTRRVLDMVASIRGDRPPVATRRGLA; encoded by the coding sequence ATGACCGGGGCGCTGCGGCTCGGCGGGCGGACCTTCTCCCCCGGTGAGCTGGTGGTGATGGCGATCGTCAACCGGACGCCGGACTCGTTCTTCGACCGGGGCGCCACCTACGCGGCGGACAGCGCGCTGCGGGCGGTGGAGCGCGCGGTCGCCGAGGGCGCGGAGATCATCGACATCGGTGGGGTGAAGGCCGGTCCCGGTGACGAGGTCGACGTGGCCGAGGAGATCCGCCGGACGGTGGACACCATCGCCGCGGTCCGGGCCGCCTTCCCGGACGTGGTCATCTCGATCGACACCTGGCGGGCCGAGGTGGCGGTGGAGGCGGTCGCGGCCGGCGCCGACCTGCTCAACGACACCTGGTCGGGTGCCGATCCCGCGCTGGCCCGGGTGGCCGCGGAGACCGGGGCGGGGCTGGTCTGCTCGCACGCCGGTGGGCTCTCTCCGCGTACCCGGCCGCACCGGGCGGCCTTCGACGACGTGGTGGCCGACGTGGTGTCGACGGTGACCGGGCTCGCCGAACGCGCGGTCTCCCTCGGCGTACGCCCCGACGGCATCCTGATCGACCCGGCGCACGACTTCGGCAAGAACACCCGCCACTCGTTGGAGATCACCCGCCGGCTGGCGGAGCTCTCCGGCACGGGGTGGCCGTTGCTGGTCGCCCTGTCGAACAAGGACTTCATCGGCGAGACGCTCGACCTGTCGGTGCCGGAACGGCTGGAGGGCACCCTCGCGGCGACGGCGGTGTCGGCGTGGCTGGGTGCCCGGGTGTTCCGGGCGCACCAGGTGCTGCCGACCCGCCGGGTGCTGGACATGGTGGCCTCGATCCGCGGGGACCGGCCGCCCGTCGCCACCCGTCGCGGCCTGGCCTGA
- the ndhC gene encoding NADH-quinone oxidoreductase subunit A encodes MTGYLGSYATLGLLLVASVLFFVTAFSANRMLRPARPADPWGKRTSYECGLDPVGGDWAQMQIRYYVYAYLYVLFAVEAVFLFPWALVFDRPGFGVTTVVEMGVFVAVVALGILYAWRKNILRWT; translated from the coding sequence GTGACGGGTTATCTCGGCTCCTACGCCACGCTCGGTCTCCTTCTGGTGGCGAGCGTTCTCTTCTTCGTCACAGCGTTCTCGGCCAACCGGATGTTACGTCCTGCCCGTCCGGCTGATCCCTGGGGTAAGCGGACCAGCTATGAGTGCGGCCTCGACCCGGTCGGCGGCGACTGGGCGCAGATGCAGATCCGCTACTACGTCTACGCCTATCTCTACGTGCTCTTCGCGGTCGAGGCGGTCTTCCTCTTCCCCTGGGCGCTGGTCTTCGACCGGCCCGGATTCGGGGTGACGACCGTGGTGGAGATGGGTGTCTTCGTCGCCGTGGTGGCGCTCGGCATCCTCTACGCCTGGCGGAAGAACATCCTCCGCTGGACCTGA
- a CDS encoding 2-oxoacid:acceptor oxidoreductase subunit alpha: MTKQIRQLDRVVIRFAGDSGDGMQLTGDRFTSETAQLGNDISTLPNFPAEIRAPAGTLPGVSSFQVHFADYDILTPGDAPNVLVAMNPAALKANLADLPRGADIIVNTDEFTKRNLAKVGYTTSPLDDDSLAGYVVHPVALTSMTVGALAEQDVSKKDAERAKNMFALGLLSWMYSRPYSSTLRFLERKFAARPELVAANVAAFRAGWNFGETTENFSVRYEVKPAKMLPGTYRNITGNAALSLGLVAAGVRSGLPVFLGAYPITPASDILHELSKHKRFGVVTMQAEDEIAAVGAALGASYGGALGVTTTSGPGVALKSETISLAVALELPLVVVDVQRAGPSTGMPTKTEQADLNMALHGRHGEAPVAVIAPKSPSDCFHAALEAARIALTYRTPVILLSDNYVANGSEPWLLPDVESLPDLRVEFATEPNGEDGTFLPYLRDPQTLARPWAVPGTPGLEHRIGGLEKADKTGDISYDPANHDFMVRTRAARIETIPVPDVEVEDPDGTARVLVLGWGSTYGPIGAACRGLRQRGLPVAQAHLRHLSPMPANLGEVLRSYDRVVIPEMNLGQLAHVVRAKYLVDAIGYNQVRGLPFTAAELETMLEEVLKNV, translated from the coding sequence GTGACCAAGCAGATCCGTCAACTGGACCGGGTGGTCATCCGGTTCGCCGGCGACTCCGGCGACGGCATGCAGCTGACCGGCGACCGGTTCACGTCGGAGACGGCGCAGCTGGGCAACGACATCTCCACGTTGCCGAACTTCCCGGCGGAGATCCGGGCACCCGCCGGCACCCTGCCCGGCGTGTCGAGCTTCCAGGTGCACTTCGCCGACTACGACATCCTGACCCCGGGTGACGCGCCGAACGTGCTGGTGGCGATGAACCCGGCGGCGCTCAAGGCCAACCTGGCCGACCTGCCGCGCGGGGCCGACATCATCGTCAACACCGACGAGTTCACCAAGCGCAACCTGGCCAAGGTGGGTTACACGACCAGCCCCCTGGACGACGACTCGCTCGCCGGTTACGTGGTGCACCCGGTGGCGCTCACCTCGATGACGGTCGGCGCGCTGGCCGAGCAGGACGTGTCCAAGAAGGACGCCGAGCGGGCCAAGAACATGTTCGCCCTCGGCCTGCTGTCGTGGATGTACTCCCGGCCGTACTCCTCGACGCTGCGGTTCCTGGAGCGCAAGTTCGCCGCCCGGCCGGAGCTGGTCGCGGCGAACGTGGCCGCCTTCCGGGCCGGCTGGAACTTCGGCGAGACCACCGAGAACTTCTCCGTCCGGTACGAGGTGAAGCCGGCGAAGATGCTGCCGGGCACCTACCGGAACATCACCGGCAACGCGGCGCTGTCGCTGGGCCTGGTGGCCGCCGGGGTCCGCTCCGGCCTGCCGGTGTTCCTCGGGGCGTACCCGATCACGCCGGCGTCGGACATCCTGCACGAGCTGAGCAAGCACAAGCGGTTCGGCGTGGTGACCATGCAGGCCGAGGACGAGATCGCCGCGGTCGGCGCGGCGCTGGGCGCCTCGTACGGCGGCGCGCTCGGCGTCACCACCACCAGCGGTCCCGGCGTGGCGCTCAAGAGCGAGACCATCTCGCTGGCGGTGGCCCTGGAGCTGCCGCTGGTGGTCGTGGACGTGCAGCGGGCCGGGCCGTCGACGGGCATGCCGACCAAGACCGAGCAGGCCGACCTCAACATGGCGCTGCACGGCCGGCACGGCGAGGCCCCGGTCGCGGTGATCGCGCCGAAGTCGCCGTCGGACTGCTTCCACGCGGCGCTGGAGGCGGCGCGGATCGCGCTGACCTACCGCACCCCGGTCATCCTGCTGTCGGACAACTACGTCGCCAACGGCTCCGAGCCGTGGCTGCTGCCCGACGTGGAGAGCCTGCCCGACCTGCGGGTGGAGTTCGCCACCGAGCCCAACGGCGAGGACGGCACCTTCCTGCCCTACCTGCGGGACCCGCAGACCCTGGCCCGGCCGTGGGCCGTCCCGGGCACCCCGGGGCTGGAGCACCGCATCGGTGGCCTGGAGAAGGCCGACAAGACCGGTGACATCTCGTACGACCCGGCGAACCACGACTTCATGGTGCGCACCCGGGCGGCCCGGATCGAGACGATCCCGGTGCCGGACGTCGAGGTGGAGGACCCGGACGGCACCGCCCGGGTGCTGGTGCTCGGCTGGGGCTCCACGTACGGGCCGATCGGTGCGGCCTGCCGGGGGCTGCGTCAGCGTGGGCTCCCCGTGGCCCAGGCGCACCTGCGGCACCTGTCGCCGATGCCGGCCAACCTCGGTGAGGTGCTGCGGTCGTACGACCGGGTCGTCATCCCCGAGATGAACCTCGGCCAGCTCGCCCACGTGGTCCGGGCGAAGTACCTGGTCGACGCGATCGGCTACAACCAGGTCCGCGGTCTGCCGTTCACGGCCGCCGAGCTGGAGACGATGCTGGAAGAGGTCCTGAAGAATGTCTGA
- a CDS encoding 2-oxoacid:ferredoxin oxidoreductase subunit beta encodes MSEPVTLKLTAKDFKSDQEVRWCPGCGDYAILAAVQQFMPELNIPRENIVFVSGIGCSSRFPYYMNTYGMHSIHGRAPAIATGLSVSRPDLSVWVVTGDGDALSIGGNHLIHALRRNVNLKILLFNNRIYGLTKGQYSPTSEVGKITKSTPVGSADAPFNPLSLALGAEATFVGRTIDSDRKHLQSVLRAAAEHQGSAFVEIYQNCNIFNDGAFEPLKEPGTRDDFLIRLEHGQPIVFGAAGKPNSQVGGKDGQFCVVHPPGGFGLEVRETASVRPEEIVVHDATVADPAYAFALSRLPGLDLRNTPIGVFRSVDRPSYDSVVQEQVATARATVTETPEQQLAALLSSGDTWTIM; translated from the coding sequence ATGTCTGAGCCCGTCACCCTCAAGCTCACCGCCAAGGACTTCAAGTCCGACCAGGAGGTGCGCTGGTGCCCCGGCTGCGGCGACTACGCGATCCTCGCCGCCGTGCAGCAGTTCATGCCGGAGCTGAACATCCCGCGCGAGAACATCGTCTTCGTCTCCGGGATCGGCTGCTCGTCGCGCTTCCCGTACTACATGAACACCTACGGGATGCACTCGATCCACGGGCGTGCCCCGGCGATCGCCACCGGCCTGTCGGTGTCCCGGCCGGACCTGTCGGTCTGGGTGGTCACCGGTGACGGCGACGCGCTCTCCATCGGCGGCAACCACCTGATCCACGCGCTGCGCCGCAACGTCAACCTGAAGATCCTGCTCTTCAACAACCGGATCTACGGCCTGACCAAGGGGCAGTATTCCCCGACCTCCGAGGTCGGCAAGATCACCAAGTCGACCCCGGTCGGCTCGGCGGACGCGCCGTTCAACCCGCTGTCGCTGGCGCTCGGCGCGGAGGCCACCTTCGTCGGCCGCACCATCGACTCGGACCGCAAGCACCTCCAGTCGGTGCTGCGGGCCGCCGCCGAGCACCAGGGCTCCGCGTTCGTGGAGATCTACCAGAACTGCAACATCTTCAACGACGGGGCGTTCGAGCCGCTCAAGGAGCCGGGCACCCGGGACGACTTCCTGATCCGGCTGGAGCACGGGCAGCCGATCGTCTTCGGCGCAGCCGGCAAGCCGAACAGCCAGGTCGGCGGCAAGGACGGGCAGTTCTGCGTCGTCCACCCGCCGGGTGGCTTCGGCCTGGAGGTCCGGGAGACCGCCTCGGTCCGCCCCGAGGAGATCGTGGTGCACGACGCCACGGTCGCCGACCCGGCGTACGCGTTCGCGCTCTCCCGCCTGCCCGGGCTCGACCTGCGGAACACCCCGATCGGCGTGTTCCGCTCGGTCGACCGCCCGTCGTACGACAGCGTCGTCCAGGAGCAGGTGGCGACCGCCCGCGCCACCGTCACGGAGACTCCCGAGCAGCAGCTCGCCGCCCTCCTCTCCAGCGGCGACACCTGGACGATCATGTAA